A genome region from Jeongeupia sp. HS-3 includes the following:
- a CDS encoding Eco29kI family restriction endonuclease — protein MQPFDPLAVENIGVTLAVELLEQPLQELPPPESFAGAGVYALYYVGRHPAYAGLVDLDAGTGGSKYPVYIGKAVRENAKQGFNPRPTAKAKIWDRLCQHAESIRAVEEKGTDPDFWLKDFRCRYLVINDAYIGLAESVLIATFRPAWNGMGFGSKVVGGERMTGRPSLWDSLHPGRGGRPAGTAQRKAEAEAQIATSIQKLSEAPQDERSARMMERIKRFL, from the coding sequence ATGCAACCATTTGACCCCCTCGCCGTGGAGAACATAGGCGTCACGCTCGCCGTCGAACTGTTGGAGCAACCTCTCCAAGAGCTGCCGCCCCCTGAGTCATTTGCAGGTGCCGGAGTGTATGCCCTCTACTATGTTGGTCGTCACCCAGCGTACGCCGGTCTCGTCGACTTGGACGCCGGCACGGGGGGGAGCAAGTATCCCGTCTACATTGGGAAAGCTGTTCGCGAGAACGCGAAGCAGGGGTTCAACCCAAGACCCACAGCCAAGGCCAAAATTTGGGATCGGCTCTGCCAGCACGCAGAATCGATCCGTGCTGTCGAGGAGAAAGGGACTGATCCAGATTTCTGGCTAAAGGATTTCCGTTGTCGTTACCTCGTAATCAACGACGCGTACATCGGACTGGCCGAGTCTGTGCTCATCGCCACCTTCCGTCCCGCATGGAACGGCATGGGCTTCGGCAGTAAGGTGGTGGGTGGGGAGCGAATGACTGGTCGCCCCTCACTATGGGATTCGCTCCACCCAGGACGTGGCGGTCGGCCCGCTGGCACTGCCCAGCGTAAGGCCGAGGCTGAAGCGCAGATCGCGACAAGTATCCAGAAGCTCAGTGAGGCGCCTCAAGATGAGCGTTCGGCCCGGATGATGGAACGAATCAAGCGGTTCCTATGA
- a CDS encoding OsmC domain/YcaO domain-containing protein: MEIKVNFLDKLRLEAKFDDFTVVADQPIRYKGDGSAPGPFDYFLASSALCAAYFVKLYCETRNIPTENIRLSQNNIVDPENRYQQIFKIQVELPEDLSAKDRQGILRSIERCTVKKVVQAGPEFVIEEVANLDADAQALLIPNSASEASTYIAGKDLPLEQTIANMSGILANLGIKIEIASWRNIVPNVWSLHIRDAHSPMCFTNGKGSTKESALASALGEYIERLSNNHFYAGSFWGEDIANAAFVHYPNERWFQPGPDGALPVEILDDYCLPIYNPDGELLGTHLYDTNSGNVARGICSLPYVRQSDGEVVYFPSNLVENLYVSNGMSAGNTLMEAQVQCLSEIFERAVKREILEGEITLPDVPQDVLAKYPGILAGIQGLEEQGFPVLVKDASLGGVYPVMCVTLMNPRTGGVFASFGAHPSFEVALERSLTELLQGRSFEGLNDLPRPTFESHAVTEPNNFVEHFIDSSGIVSWRFFSARAQFEFVEWDFSGHGENSNTEEAATLLAILEAMGKEVYMAVYDQLGATACRILVPGYSEIYPVEDLVWDNTNKALPLRADILNLHSLDDAGLKKLLNRLEHCDTDEYTDIGTVIGIEFDENTAWGQLTILELKLLINLALQRFEEAQDLVGAFLQYNDNTLERGLFYQALNVVLEVLLDDELELADFEPNFRRMFGNPRMDAVLGSVDGSVRFFGLTPTSMKLEGLDRHQRLIDSYKKLHVARARAAAASH; this comes from the coding sequence ATGGAAATCAAGGTCAACTTTCTCGACAAGCTTCGTCTTGAAGCCAAATTCGATGATTTTACGGTGGTGGCCGATCAGCCTATCCGCTATAAGGGCGATGGCTCGGCGCCCGGTCCGTTCGATTATTTTCTGGCGTCATCGGCATTATGCGCGGCTTATTTTGTGAAGTTGTATTGCGAAACTCGCAATATTCCTACCGAAAACATCCGCCTGTCGCAAAACAATATTGTTGATCCGGAAAACCGCTATCAGCAGATTTTCAAGATTCAGGTCGAATTGCCGGAAGACCTCTCCGCCAAGGATCGCCAGGGCATTTTGCGCTCGATCGAGCGTTGCACGGTGAAAAAGGTCGTGCAGGCCGGGCCCGAATTCGTGATTGAAGAGGTCGCCAATCTGGATGCCGACGCGCAGGCCTTGCTGATACCCAATTCGGCTTCTGAAGCGAGCACCTATATTGCCGGCAAGGATCTGCCACTGGAACAGACCATCGCCAATATGTCGGGCATTCTGGCGAATCTGGGCATCAAGATTGAAATCGCTTCGTGGCGCAATATTGTTCCCAATGTCTGGTCGCTGCACATCCGCGACGCGCACTCGCCGATGTGTTTTACCAACGGCAAGGGATCGACCAAGGAAAGCGCCTTGGCGTCGGCATTGGGCGAGTATATCGAGCGCCTGAGCAACAACCATTTCTATGCCGGCAGCTTCTGGGGCGAGGACATCGCCAATGCGGCGTTCGTGCATTACCCGAACGAGCGCTGGTTCCAGCCCGGCCCGGATGGCGCGCTGCCGGTTGAAATCCTCGACGACTATTGCCTGCCCATCTACAACCCCGATGGCGAATTGCTGGGCACCCATCTGTACGACACCAACTCCGGCAACGTGGCACGCGGCATCTGCTCGCTGCCGTATGTGCGCCAGTCGGACGGCGAAGTGGTGTATTTTCCGTCCAACCTGGTTGAAAACCTGTACGTCAGCAATGGCATGAGCGCCGGCAATACGCTGATGGAGGCGCAGGTGCAATGCCTGTCGGAAATCTTCGAGCGGGCGGTCAAACGCGAAATCCTCGAAGGCGAAATCACCCTGCCCGACGTGCCGCAAGACGTGCTGGCGAAATACCCCGGCATTCTGGCCGGCATTCAAGGCCTGGAAGAGCAAGGCTTTCCGGTGCTGGTGAAAGATGCGTCGCTGGGCGGGGTCTACCCGGTCATGTGCGTCACCCTGATGAACCCGCGTACCGGCGGCGTGTTTGCCTCGTTCGGCGCGCACCCTAGCTTTGAAGTCGCGCTGGAGCGCAGCCTGACCGAACTGCTGCAGGGCCGCAGTTTCGAAGGCCTGAACGATCTGCCCCGGCCGACCTTTGAAAGCCACGCGGTGACCGAGCCGAACAACTTTGTCGAACACTTCATCGATTCCAGCGGCATCGTGTCGTGGCGCTTCTTCAGTGCCAGAGCACAATTCGAATTCGTCGAGTGGGATTTCTCCGGCCACGGCGAGAACTCCAATACCGAGGAGGCCGCGACCCTGCTCGCCATTCTCGAAGCCATGGGCAAAGAAGTGTACATGGCCGTGTATGACCAATTGGGCGCCACGGCCTGCCGCATATTGGTACCGGGTTATTCGGAAATCTATCCGGTCGAGGATCTGGTCTGGGACAACACCAACAAGGCACTGCCGTTGCGCGCCGACATCCTGAACCTGCACAGCCTGGACGATGCCGGTCTGAAGAAATTGCTGAATCGTCTGGAACACTGTGACACCGATGAATACACCGATATTGGCACGGTGATCGGCATCGAATTCGACGAAAATACCGCCTGGGGTCAGCTCACCATTCTGGAATTGAAGCTGCTGATTAATCTGGCCTTGCAGCGATTCGAGGAAGCGCAAGATCTCGTCGGCGCCTTCCTGCAGTACAACGACAACACGCTCGAGCGCGGATTGTTTTATCAGGCCTTGAACGTGGTGCTGGAGGTGCTGCTGGACGACGAACTGGAACTGGCCGATTTTGAGCCCAACTTCCGCCGGATGTTCGGCAACCCGCGGATGGACGCGGTGCTGGGCTCGGTGGACGGTAGCGTGCGCTTCTTCGGCCTGACGCCGACTAGCATGAAACTGGAGGGGCTGGACCGGCACCAGCGGCTGATCGACAGCTACAAGAAACTGCACGTAGCGCGGGCCAGGGCGGCGGCGGCAAGCCACTAG
- a CDS encoding MFS transporter: protein MAFRDYFSVFSNRRIAAAMFIGFASGLPLALTGSTLQAVLSDAGLDVKTIGLFTLVGQPYTWKFLWSPLLDRFPIPPGRRRGWMMVMQLLLAAVIATMGGLNPAEHLMTYAVLALLVAFFSATQDIAIDAYRTELVHHEERGAAAAVGVFGYRMAMLTSGAGALILADTLFNWQQTYWVMAAVVAVLAVFTFLSPEPQTAARAPKTLQEAVVEPWKEFFSRRGAWLLLALVIAYKLGDAFAGSLSTKFLLDMGYSKTIIGEANKVFGLIATIVGGFIGATLMVKLGLYRSLLVFGIAQALTNLGYWLIATGGVPDHALLFAAIACENLAGGMGTTAAVALLMSLCNPRFTATQYALLSALAAFGRVYVGPAAGYLVAQFGWADFFVFSVAVGVPGVLLVWLMRARIRELDVG from the coding sequence ATGGCCTTCCGCGATTACTTCTCCGTGTTTTCGAACCGCCGCATCGCCGCGGCGATGTTCATCGGCTTTGCCTCGGGCCTGCCGCTGGCGCTGACCGGCTCGACCTTGCAGGCGGTGCTGTCGGATGCCGGGCTCGACGTCAAAACCATCGGCTTGTTCACCCTCGTCGGCCAGCCGTATACGTGGAAGTTTCTCTGGTCGCCGCTGCTCGACCGCTTTCCGATCCCACCGGGACGGCGGCGCGGCTGGATGATGGTGATGCAGCTGTTGCTCGCCGCGGTAATCGCCACCATGGGCGGGCTGAACCCGGCCGAGCACCTGATGACCTATGCGGTGCTGGCGCTGCTGGTGGCGTTCTTCTCGGCGACGCAAGACATCGCCATCGACGCCTACCGTACCGAGCTGGTGCACCACGAAGAACGCGGCGCGGCGGCGGCGGTCGGCGTGTTCGGCTATCGCATGGCGATGCTGACCTCGGGCGCGGGTGCGCTGATCCTTGCCGACACGCTGTTCAACTGGCAGCAGACCTACTGGGTGATGGCGGCGGTGGTCGCGGTGCTGGCGGTGTTCACCTTCCTCTCGCCCGAACCGCAGACTGCGGCGCGCGCACCGAAAACGCTGCAGGAAGCCGTGGTCGAACCGTGGAAGGAGTTCTTCTCGCGCCGCGGCGCCTGGCTGCTGCTGGCGCTGGTGATCGCCTATAAATTGGGCGATGCCTTCGCCGGCTCGCTGTCGACCAAATTCCTGCTCGACATGGGCTACAGCAAGACCATCATCGGCGAGGCCAACAAGGTGTTCGGGCTGATCGCGACCATCGTCGGCGGCTTTATCGGCGCGACGCTGATGGTCAAACTCGGCCTGTACCGCTCGCTGCTGGTGTTCGGCATCGCCCAGGCGCTGACCAATCTCGGCTACTGGCTGATCGCCACCGGCGGCGTCCCCGACCACGCGCTGCTGTTCGCCGCCATTGCCTGCGAGAACCTCGCCGGCGGCATGGGCACCACCGCAGCGGTGGCGCTGTTGATGAGCCTGTGCAACCCGCGCTTTACCGCCACCCAGTACGCGCTGCTGTCGGCGCTGGCGGCGTTCGGCCGCGTCTACGTCGGCCCGGCCGCCGGTTACCTCGTCGCCCAGTTCGGCTGGGCCGATTTCTTCGTGTTCTCGGTCGCCGTCGGCGTGCCGGGCGTGCTGCTGGTGTGGCTGATGCGCGCGCGGATTCGCGAACTCGACGTCGGCTGA
- a CDS encoding exodeoxyribonuclease III, which produces MLRIVSANLNGIRSATTKGFLDWLVNSNADVVALQELKAQGPDLSDAMRAPEGYHGYFHYAEKKGYSGVGLYCRREPDEVIEGLGIAEFDAEGRYLEARWGNLSVISLYLPSGSSSEERQQVKFDFMAKFWPHLAQLAASGRDVVVLGDWNIAHNEIDLKNWKGNRKNSGFLPEERAWIGQIFSELKLVDVWRTLYPDVAGYTWWSNRGQAYAKDVGWRIDYQIATPALAATAQAGFVYKDEKFSDHAPLVIDYDYPF; this is translated from the coding sequence ATCTTGCGTATTGTCAGCGCCAACCTCAACGGCATCCGCTCGGCCACCACCAAGGGTTTTCTCGACTGGCTGGTGAACTCGAACGCCGACGTCGTCGCCCTGCAGGAACTCAAGGCGCAAGGCCCGGACCTCTCCGACGCGATGCGCGCCCCCGAGGGCTACCACGGCTATTTTCATTACGCCGAGAAAAAGGGTTACAGCGGCGTCGGCCTGTATTGCCGCCGCGAACCCGACGAGGTGATCGAAGGCCTCGGCATCGCCGAGTTCGACGCCGAGGGCCGCTATCTGGAAGCGCGCTGGGGCAATCTGTCGGTGATCTCGCTCTACCTGCCGTCGGGCTCCAGCTCGGAGGAGCGCCAGCAGGTCAAATTCGACTTCATGGCCAAGTTCTGGCCGCATCTGGCGCAGCTCGCCGCCTCGGGGCGCGATGTTGTGGTGCTGGGCGACTGGAATATCGCCCACAACGAGATCGACCTGAAAAACTGGAAGGGCAACCGGAAGAACTCGGGCTTCCTGCCCGAAGAACGGGCGTGGATCGGGCAGATTTTCAGCGAACTCAAGCTCGTCGACGTCTGGCGCACGCTCTACCCGGACGTCGCCGGCTACACCTGGTGGAGCAATCGCGGCCAGGCCTATGCCAAGGACGTCGGCTGGCGCATCGACTACCAGATCGCCACCCCGGCACTGGCCGCCACCGCGCAGGCCGGCTTCGTCTACAAGGACGAGAAGTTCTCCGACCACGCGCCGCTGGTCATCGATTACGACTACCCGTTCTAA
- a CDS encoding peptidylprolyl isomerase, with translation MKITKNTAVTLRLKVTGIDGLVYDEGKQPMSYLHGDYDNLFPKLEAALEDREAGFQTTVELAPEDAFGERDDALVTSMAKGDFPPGIKVGGQIQRPGPDGEPRYYFVTKIKGPVVLLDGNHPLCGKTMRFSIKVLDVREATAEEIAHQHVHGEHGHHH, from the coding sequence ATGAAGATCACCAAGAACACCGCCGTTACCCTGCGTCTGAAAGTCACCGGCATCGATGGCCTCGTCTACGACGAGGGCAAACAACCGATGTCCTACCTGCACGGTGACTACGACAACCTGTTCCCCAAACTTGAGGCCGCCCTGGAAGACCGGGAAGCCGGCTTCCAGACCACGGTGGAACTGGCCCCCGAAGACGCGTTCGGCGAGCGCGACGACGCGCTGGTCACCAGCATGGCCAAAGGCGACTTCCCGCCCGGCATCAAGGTCGGCGGCCAGATCCAGCGGCCGGGCCCGGACGGGGAACCGCGCTACTACTTCGTGACCAAAATAAAAGGCCCCGTCGTGCTGCTGGACGGCAACCATCCGCTGTGCGGCAAGACCATGCGTTTCAGTATCAAGGTGCTGGACGTGCGCGAAGCAACCGCCGAGGAAATCGCCCACCAGCATGTACATGGCGAGCACGGGCATCATCACTGA
- a CDS encoding CopD family protein, whose product MPLESLLSFLHIASVTIWVGGMFFAYACLRPAAAALLEPAQRLRLWRAVFGRFFVWVWIAIALILASGLAMLLQLGFAAAPRNWHLMLTSGLVMIAIFAYVYAGPYAALVRAVEAEDWKAGGAALGRIRQAVGINLALGVLTIAVATLGRLIA is encoded by the coding sequence ATGCCCCTCGAATCACTTTTGAGCTTTCTCCACATCGCCAGCGTCACCATCTGGGTCGGCGGGATGTTTTTTGCCTACGCCTGTTTGCGCCCCGCCGCGGCGGCGCTGCTTGAGCCGGCGCAACGGCTGCGTTTGTGGCGCGCGGTGTTCGGGCGCTTTTTCGTCTGGGTCTGGATCGCCATTGCACTGATTCTTGCCAGCGGGCTGGCGATGCTGTTGCAGCTCGGTTTTGCCGCCGCGCCGCGCAACTGGCATCTGATGCTGACCAGCGGCCTGGTGATGATCGCGATCTTTGCCTATGTGTACGCTGGCCCGTATGCGGCGCTGGTGCGCGCGGTCGAGGCCGAGGACTGGAAAGCCGGCGGCGCGGCGCTGGGGCGTATCCGGCAGGCCGTCGGCATCAATCTGGCGCTGGGCGTGCTGACGATTGCGGTGGCGACGCTCGGGCGGCTGATCGCCTAG
- a CDS encoding DEAD/DEAH box helicase has translation MPFASLGLSPAIAHAARESGFLTPTPIQSAAIPAILKGGDVLASAQTGSGKTAAFVLPLLHQLLTTPATMPRRVRALVLVPTRELAAQVGETLRALCEFIDTPVKTVIAFGGISINPQMLRLRGGADIVVATPGRLLDLLDHNALSLSDVSTLVLDEADRLLDLGFADELNRIIALLPAHKQNLFFSATFPAQVEALAQTMLQQPARIELPSQQANAALIEQRAIEVDSNKRTALLKHLVQQHRWPQVLVFVATKNAAENLADKLYRAGLNATPFHGELSQGRREQVLADFKAARWQIVIATDVAARGIDIAQLPAVVNYDLPRSPVDYVHRIGRTGRAGETGVAISFISAATEAHFRLIENRQQRRVPRERIDGFEPLETAAPAATLTDPDGTGGIKGKRKSKKDKLREAAARDGEQS, from the coding sequence ATGCCCTTTGCCTCGCTAGGCTTGTCCCCCGCTATCGCCCATGCCGCCCGCGAGAGCGGCTTCCTGACGCCGACGCCTATCCAGTCGGCGGCGATCCCGGCCATCCTCAAGGGCGGTGACGTACTCGCCTCGGCGCAAACCGGCTCGGGCAAAACCGCCGCCTTCGTGCTGCCGCTGCTGCACCAGTTGCTGACCACCCCGGCGACCATGCCGCGCCGGGTGCGCGCGCTGGTACTGGTACCGACGCGCGAACTCGCGGCCCAGGTCGGCGAAACGCTGCGCGCGCTATGCGAATTCATCGACACGCCGGTCAAGACGGTGATCGCCTTTGGCGGCATCTCGATCAACCCGCAGATGCTGCGGCTGCGCGGCGGCGCCGACATCGTCGTCGCCACGCCGGGACGGCTGCTGGATCTGCTCGACCACAACGCGCTGAGCCTGTCCGACGTGTCGACGCTGGTGCTCGACGAGGCCGACCGGCTGCTCGATCTGGGCTTTGCCGACGAGCTGAACCGCATCATCGCGCTGCTGCCGGCGCACAAACAGAACCTGTTCTTCTCGGCCACCTTCCCGGCGCAGGTCGAAGCGCTGGCGCAAACCATGCTGCAGCAACCGGCGCGGATCGAGCTGCCCTCGCAGCAGGCCAATGCCGCGCTGATCGAACAGCGCGCGATCGAGGTCGACAGCAACAAGCGCACCGCGCTGCTCAAGCATCTGGTGCAGCAACACCGCTGGCCGCAGGTGCTGGTATTTGTCGCGACCAAGAACGCCGCCGAAAATCTCGCCGACAAGCTCTACCGCGCCGGCCTCAATGCCACGCCGTTTCATGGCGAGCTGAGCCAGGGCCGGCGCGAACAGGTGCTGGCCGATTTCAAGGCGGCCCGCTGGCAGATCGTCATCGCCACCGATGTGGCCGCGCGCGGTATCGATATCGCCCAGCTGCCGGCGGTGGTGAACTACGACCTGCCGCGCTCGCCGGTCGATTACGTGCACCGCATCGGCCGTACCGGCCGCGCCGGCGAAACCGGCGTGGCGATCAGCTTTATCAGCGCCGCGACCGAAGCGCATTTCCGGCTGATCGAAAACCGCCAGCAGCGCCGCGTGCCGCGCGAGCGCATCGACGGTTTCGAGCCGCTCGAAACCGCCGCGCCGGCGGCCACCCTGACCGACCCGGACGGCACCGGCGGCATCAAGGGCAAGCGCAAAAGCAAGAAGGACAAGCTGCGCGAAGCCGCCGCGCGTGACGGCGAGCAGTCGTAA
- a CDS encoding helix-turn-helix transcriptional regulator: protein MSQLQTRQIQQTVILAKATQQLRQVTCLQPALMRIRHGEKHIWLNGKTHIARIGDVLIAPAGLELTLSNHPDANGYACEVLVFEPGLIQHFRTSYPDAAQAVINTEPRLCEKLTPVMAQLWDDVFAATASHEPAALLHHRAEGLLLAMTMAGYGAALLVNRSDSIAERARHIIMLDAAQDWTVDAMAERLNMGASTLRRKLDQEGKSFRQLLEQVRLNMALGMIQTSRQAIGQIALQCGYASASRFSARFQQQFGIRPLQLRATVM from the coding sequence ATGAGCCAACTACAAACCCGGCAGATTCAACAGACCGTGATCCTTGCCAAGGCGACGCAGCAATTGCGTCAGGTGACGTGTCTGCAACCGGCGCTGATGCGGATCCGGCATGGTGAAAAACACATCTGGCTGAATGGGAAAACGCATATTGCGCGCATTGGCGATGTGCTCATCGCCCCTGCCGGGCTGGAGCTCACGCTGTCCAATCACCCCGATGCCAATGGCTATGCCTGTGAAGTGCTGGTTTTCGAGCCGGGCCTGATCCAGCACTTTCGGACGAGCTACCCCGATGCGGCCCAGGCGGTGATCAACACCGAACCGCGACTGTGTGAAAAGCTGACCCCCGTGATGGCGCAGCTCTGGGACGACGTCTTTGCCGCGACCGCCAGCCACGAGCCGGCGGCATTGCTCCATCATCGTGCCGAAGGCCTGTTGCTCGCGATGACGATGGCAGGATATGGCGCCGCCCTGTTGGTCAACCGGAGCGATTCGATCGCCGAACGCGCCCGGCACATCATCATGCTCGACGCGGCTCAAGACTGGACGGTCGATGCAATGGCCGAACGGCTGAATATGGGCGCTTCGACACTGCGGCGGAAACTGGATCAGGAAGGGAAATCGTTCCGGCAATTGCTTGAGCAGGTGCGGCTCAATATGGCGCTGGGGATGATTCAAACGTCCAGACAGGCTATCGGCCAGATCGCACTGCAATGCGGCTATGCCTCGGCTTCCCGCTTCAGCGCCCGTTTCCAGCAACAATTCGGCATCAGGCCCTTGCAGTTACGCGCAACGGTGATGTGA
- a CDS encoding YbhB/YbcL family Raf kinase inhibitor-like protein, which translates to MKLMTTLIATILCASSVFAADFQLGSNDLKANMPMSKQHEFAGFGCDGKNVSPQLQWQNAPAGTKSFAITVYDPDAPTGSGWWHWSVVNIPANVQSIAAGSVPGGALETRTDYGMPGYGGACPPAGDKAHRYIHTVWALDVAQLPLDANASGALVGYMLNQHQIAKAQLIATYQRSK; encoded by the coding sequence ATGAAACTGATGACTACCCTGATCGCGACGATTCTTTGCGCCAGCAGCGTGTTTGCTGCCGATTTCCAGCTCGGCAGCAACGATCTCAAAGCCAATATGCCGATGTCCAAACAGCATGAATTCGCTGGTTTTGGTTGCGATGGCAAAAATGTCTCACCGCAGTTGCAATGGCAAAATGCCCCGGCAGGCACCAAGAGCTTTGCCATTACCGTGTACGATCCGGACGCGCCCACAGGCAGCGGCTGGTGGCATTGGAGCGTGGTGAATATCCCCGCCAATGTGCAATCGATCGCGGCTGGCTCGGTGCCGGGTGGCGCACTCGAAACACGCACCGACTATGGCATGCCGGGCTATGGGGGTGCGTGCCCACCGGCAGGCGATAAAGCGCATCGTTATATCCATACGGTATGGGCGCTGGATGTTGCGCAATTGCCGCTCGATGCCAATGCCAGTGGCGCGCTGGTCGGCTATATGCTCAATCAGCACCAAATTGCCAAAGCGCAACTGATCGCAACGTATCAACGGTCGAAATAA
- a CDS encoding DNA cytosine methyltransferase gives MNAVELFVGAGGLGMAVSQAGFKPQLVVDWDQWACDTIRQNQKAGLQPFASWPLIQGDVRQIKFTELDGVIDIVTGGPPCQPFSMGGLHRAYLDERDMFPQAIRAVRELRPRAFVFENVKGLTRATFANYLEYIRLQLRHPDVTAKPRETWHEHLMRLEDYETKGKFKGLQYNVVMRVLNAANYGVPQKRERVLIVGFRSDTGVEWHFPEHTHSRDALLWSQWQTDEYWDRHKVAKRNRPKDLVGKARAMKLHEQPAGLPWLTVRDAIADLPDPEQYPLLAAARFPDHRFQPGARSYAGHTGSPLDEPAKTLKAGVHGVPGGENMLRRPDGSVRYFTIRESARLQTFPDEMVFHGSWSETMRQLGNAVPTKLAQVVVQKVRDSLIGTA, from the coding sequence ATGAATGCCGTCGAACTCTTTGTTGGCGCTGGCGGATTGGGCATGGCGGTCAGCCAAGCAGGCTTCAAGCCTCAGCTGGTGGTTGATTGGGATCAGTGGGCGTGTGACACCATCCGCCAGAACCAGAAAGCAGGGCTCCAACCATTCGCAAGTTGGCCTCTCATCCAGGGTGACGTCCGGCAGATCAAGTTTACCGAGCTTGATGGTGTCATCGACATCGTGACGGGTGGTCCACCATGCCAGCCGTTCTCGATGGGCGGGCTGCACAGGGCCTACCTCGACGAACGCGATATGTTTCCGCAAGCTATCCGCGCCGTGCGGGAACTCCGGCCACGCGCCTTCGTCTTTGAGAACGTGAAGGGCCTCACCCGCGCGACCTTCGCGAACTACTTGGAATACATCCGGCTCCAGCTACGACACCCCGACGTCACCGCGAAGCCACGCGAAACTTGGCACGAGCACCTTATGCGCCTGGAGGACTACGAGACCAAGGGCAAGTTCAAAGGCCTCCAGTACAACGTCGTCATGCGCGTGCTGAATGCCGCGAATTATGGCGTGCCGCAGAAGCGCGAGCGGGTGCTCATCGTCGGCTTTCGCTCGGACACTGGCGTGGAGTGGCATTTCCCCGAGCACACCCACTCGCGGGACGCGTTGCTTTGGTCACAGTGGCAGACCGACGAGTATTGGGACCGACATAAAGTGGCAAAGCGCAACCGGCCGAAGGATCTCGTAGGAAAGGCCCGCGCCATGAAGCTGCACGAACAGCCGGCCGGGCTTCCTTGGCTTACCGTGCGTGACGCGATTGCGGACCTGCCCGACCCAGAGCAATACCCACTGCTCGCTGCCGCGAGATTCCCTGATCATCGGTTCCAGCCCGGCGCTCGCAGCTACGCCGGACATACGGGCAGCCCACTGGACGAACCCGCCAAGACACTGAAGGCGGGCGTTCACGGCGTCCCTGGCGGCGAGAACATGCTCCGGCGGCCCGACGGCTCCGTGCGCTACTTCACCATCCGCGAGTCTGCTCGGCTACAGACCTTCCCCGACGAGATGGTCTTCCACGGCTCGTGGAGTGAAACCATGCGCCAACTTGGGAATGCCGTCCCCACGAAGCTAGCTCAAGTCGTTGTGCAGAAAGTGCGCGACAGCCTCATAGGAACCGCTTGA
- a CDS encoding alanine--glyoxylate aminotransferase family protein, producing MKPNFPPFSPPRRTLMGPGPSDVHPSVLHTQSKPTLGHLDPLFIGMMDELKVLLQYAFQTRNEMTLAISAPGSAGMEACFVNLVEPGEKVIVCRNGVFGERMRQNVERIGAIPVVVDNEWGQPVDPNALEDALRAHPDARFVAFVHAETSTGARSDAQTLCALAHRYDCITVVDSVTGLGGIELRVDDWGIDAIYSGTQKCLSCVPGLSPLSFSEAAVAKLKARKTPVQSWFLDQTLVMGYWGSGAKRSYHHTAPVNTLYALHEALRLLVDEGLEASWARHAHMHQLLHHGLTELGIEFVVAEPWRLPQLNAVHIPPGIDDAAVRSRLLNDYNLEIGAGLGALAGKAWRIGLMGYGARRENVALALSALRDVLR from the coding sequence ATGAAGCCCAACTTCCCGCCGTTTTCTCCGCCTCGCCGCACGCTGATGGGACCGGGGCCTTCCGACGTTCATCCGTCGGTGCTGCATACCCAGTCCAAGCCGACGCTGGGCCACCTCGACCCACTGTTCATCGGCATGATGGACGAACTCAAAGTGCTGCTGCAGTACGCGTTCCAGACCCGCAACGAGATGACGCTGGCGATCTCCGCGCCCGGTTCGGCCGGGATGGAAGCGTGTTTCGTCAATCTGGTCGAGCCGGGCGAGAAGGTGATCGTCTGCCGCAACGGTGTATTCGGCGAACGGATGCGCCAGAACGTCGAACGCATCGGCGCGATCCCGGTCGTCGTCGACAACGAATGGGGGCAGCCGGTCGACCCGAACGCACTCGAAGACGCGCTCAGGGCCCATCCCGACGCGCGTTTCGTCGCCTTCGTCCACGCCGAAACGTCGACCGGCGCCCGCTCCGACGCACAGACGCTGTGCGCGCTGGCACACCGCTACGATTGCATCACCGTCGTCGATAGCGTCACCGGGCTGGGCGGCATCGAGCTGCGTGTCGACGACTGGGGCATCGACGCGATCTACTCGGGCACGCAGAAATGTCTGTCGTGCGTGCCGGGGCTGTCGCCGCTGTCGTTTTCGGAAGCGGCGGTCGCCAAGCTGAAGGCGCGCAAGACGCCGGTGCAGAGCTGGTTTCTCGACCAGACGCTGGTGATGGGTTACTGGGGCAGCGGCGCCAAGCGCAGTTACCACCACACCGCGCCGGTCAACACGCTGTACGCGCTGCACGAAGCGCTGCGCCTGCTGGTCGACGAAGGGCTGGAGGCCAGCTGGGCGCGCCACGCACACATGCATCAGCTGCTGCACCATGGGCTGACCGAGCTCGGGATCGAATTCGTCGTCGCCGAGCCGTGGCGGCTGCCGCAGCTCAACGCCGTGCATATCCCGCCCGGCATCGACGATGCGGCCGTGCGCAGCCGCCTGCTGAACGACTACAACCTGGAAATCGGCGCCGGGCTTGGCGCGCTGGCCGGCAAGGCCTGGCGGATCGGCCTGATGGGCTACGGCGCGCGGCGCGAAAACGTCGCACTGGCGCTCAGCGCCCTGCGCGACGTATTGCGCTGA